One Mya arenaria isolate MELC-2E11 chromosome 5, ASM2691426v1 genomic window carries:
- the LOC128234476 gene encoding uncharacterized protein LOC128234476 yields the protein MQQYGFLVVLFFYISVDVKAENALSIIHVQTLVDVHTTQVVDSGRSQDVHITDITPATRRAVEACAVTDIRGRVAFNQFVSDRPIAQTVEHVEHQTCAVVVQAIPDQSVLI from the exons ATGCAACAGTATGGCTTTTTAGTAGTGTTGTTCTTTTATATTTCTG TGGATGTGAAGGCGGAAAATGCACTCAGTATTATTCATGTACAGACACTTGTAGACGTACATACTACACAAGTTGTGGATTCTGGTCGCTCGCAAGATGTACATATTACAG ATATAACTCCTGCTACAAGACGTGCAGTCGAAGCGTGTGCTGTGACGGATATCAGGGGTCGGGTTGCATTCAAC CAATTTGTTTCGGATCGACCAATTGCCCAAACGGTGGAACATGTAGAGCACCAAACTTGTGCAGTTGTCGTTCAGGCTATTCCGGATCAAAGTGTTCTG atataa